One region of Zingiber officinale cultivar Zhangliang chromosome 7B, Zo_v1.1, whole genome shotgun sequence genomic DNA includes:
- the LOC122006596 gene encoding probable strigolactone esterase DAD2: protein MVGNSNGVYGCRSASKLLEILNVRMVGAGERVVVLSHGFGTDQSAWKNVLPYFRRDYRIVLYDLACAGSVNPDHFEFSRYTTLDAYVDDLLAILDALGVERCFFVGHSFSTMIGILAAIRRPELFLKLILIGASPRFLNDDEYHGGFERGEFDEVFAAMESNYEAWVHGFAPLAVGADVPAAVREFSRTLFNMRPDISLFVSRTVFNSDLRGVLGFVTAPCVIIQTAKDVSVPLSVAFYLKDHLGGRATVELLPVEGHLPHLSAPAALVHVLRRALAPSGE, encoded by the exons ATGGTCGGCAACAGCAATGGCGTCTACGGCTGTAGAAGCGCCAGCAAGCTGCTGGAGATTCTGAACGTGAGGATGGTGGGCGCCGGGGAGCGGGTGGTGGTGCTGTCGCATGGCTTCGGCACCGACCAGTCGGCGTGGAAAAACGTGCTGCCCTACTTCCGCCGCGACTACCGCATCGTCCTCTACGACCTCGCCTGCGCCGGCAGCGTCAACCCCGACCACTTCGAGTTCAGCCGCTATACTACCCTCGACGCGTACGTCGACGACCTGCTGGCCATCCTCGACGCCCTCGGCGTCGAGCGCTGCTTCTTCGTCGGCCACTCCTTCTCCACCATGATCGGCATCCTCGCCGCCATCCGCCGGCCCGAGCTCTTCCTGAAGCTCATTCTCATCGGCGCATCCCCCAG GTTTTTGAACGACGACGAGTACCACGGCGGTTTCGAGCGGGGGGAATTCGACGAGGTGTTCGCGGCGATGGAGTCGAACTACGAGGCGTGGGTGCACGGGTTCGCGCCGCTGGCGGTGGGCGCGGACGTCCCCGCGGCGGTGCGCGAGTTCAGTCGGACGCTGTTCAACATGCGGCCGGACATCTCGCTGTTCGTGTCGCGGACCGTGTTCAACAGCGACCTCCGCGGCGTGCTGGGCTTCGTCACGGCCCCCTGCGTCATCATCCAGACCGCCAAGGACGTCTCGGTCCCCCTCTCCGTGGCCTTCTACCTCAAGGACCACCTCGGCGGCCGGGCCACCGTCGAGCTGCTCCCCGTGGAGGGCCACCTCCCGCACCTCAGCGCCCCCGCCGCCCTCGTCCACGTCCTCCGCCGTGCCCTCGCCCCATCCGGCGAATAA
- the LOC122006597 gene encoding malonyl-CoA decarboxylase, mitochondrial-like, whose amino-acid sequence MKKKSWAVLMRSRMAIPTRQLLRSDPLALPQDTSRASENDDGSINTNAPRVSLKDVKEWMQASISISAEKTELVDVNLENFSQGYLGLSLEGRRVLLLDLSRDYDVNRTRVRELMRKYLSVELPHDTQNEAPGEQQAGLVEDGGMLAMYYRMERNLRDSFKPLYASFFERLNAHPGGLKLLTSIRADLLSVPPKENVPSLHALEAYLKEKLITWLSPATLELQQITWDDSASLLEKIVTYEAVHPIRNLLDLKRRLSKGRRCFGYFHPAIPGEPLIFIEVALLKDVASSIQEVLWDSPPAPEVEAKCALFYSISATQPGLSGINLGKFLIKRVVYLLRRDMPHITIFATLSPIPGYIQWLISKLASQLKLAQSESKDIKHISEKACGSNFKEDILLPEEEEMILSGYMNWLNSNTASEIEHTEGRENMSGKSGIEIMYEILTSKNWNGSVCLSEALKPSLLRLCARYLLQEKKRGRALDAVANFHLQNGSMIERINWMADQSIKGIEQSGGIMVNYVYRLDKIDEYAQAYLNTGHVHASCSLHQYLQRSKDENNAAS is encoded by the exons ATGAAGAAGAAGAGCTGGGCTGTCCTGATGCGAAGTCGCATGGCGATTCCCACCAGACAGCTTCTCCGATCGGATCCCCTTGCGCTTCCTCAG GACACTTCACGCGCAAGCGAGAACGATGATGGGAGCATAAATACCAATGCCCCAAG GGTTTCTTTGAAGGATGTCAAAGAATGGATGCAAGCGTCCATTTCCATCTCCGCTGAAAAAACCGAGCTAGTCGATGTGAACCTCGAGAATTTCTCACAG GGCTATTTGGGCTTGTCCCTAGAAGGGCGCAGGGTGCTGCTCCTCGACCTGTCCAGGGACTATGATGTCAATAGAACTCGAGTTCGTGAACTCATGCGGAAGTATCTTAGCGTCGAGCTTCCTCATGACACCCAAAATGAAG CACCTGGGGAGCAACAGGCTGGTTTGGTTGAAGATGGGGGCATGCTTGCTATGTATTACAGGATGGAGCGTAATCTTCGGGATTCTTTCAAACCCCTATACGCATCTTTCTTTGAGAGGCTCAATGCACATCCTGGTGGACTGAAGCTATTAACCTCCATCCGTGCCGATCTTCTCTCTGTACCGCC GAAGGAAAATGTGCCTTCTTTGCATGCTTTAGAGGCATACCTGAAGGAAAAGCTTATCACGTGGCTCAGTCCAGCGACTCTGGAGCTTCAGCAGATAACATGGGATGATTCTGCATCCTTGCTGGAGAAGATTGTAACATATGAG GCTGTCCACCCAATCAGAAATTTGCTAGACCTGAAGAGAAGACTAAGTAAAGGTCGTCGCTGCTTTGGTTACTTTCATCCAGCAATACCAG GTGAACCACTTATTTTTATTGAGGTTGCACTTCTGAAGGACGTTGCTTCATCTATACAG GAGGTATTATGGGATAGCCCTCCTGCTCCTGAAGTTGAAGCCAAATGCGCTCTGTTCTACTCAATATCAGCAACACAG CCAGGATTATCAGGAATCAATCTAGGAAAGTTTCTTATTAAACGAGTGGTCTATCTTCTAAGAAGAGATATGCCTCATATCACT ATATTTGCCACTCTTAGCCCTATCCCTGGATACATTCAATGGCTTATTTCAAAGTTGGCTTCTCAACTTAAACTTGCTCAATCAGAGTCTAAGGATATAAAGCACATTTCAGAGAAAGCTTGTGGGTCAAATTTCAAGGAGGATATCCTTCTTCCAGAAGAAGAGGAGATGATACTCAGTGGTTACATGAATTGGCTTAACTCGAATACAGCTTCTGAAATTGAGCACACAGAAGGAAG GGAAAACATGTCTGGGAAAAGTGGAATTGAAATAATGTATGAAATATTGACATCAAAGAATTGGAATGGATCTGTTTGCTTGAGTGAAGCGTTAAAACCTTCTTTGCTCCGCCTATGTGCAAG GTACCTCCTTCAAGAGAAAAAGCGTGGCAGAGCTCttgatgcagtagcaaacttCCATCTACAAAATGGATCG ATGATTGAGAGGATAAACTGGATGGCTGATCAATCCATCAAAGGCATCGAACAAAGTGGAGGTATCATGGTAAATTATGTATACAG GTTGGATAAGATTGATGAATATGCTCAGGCATATTTGAATACTGGGCATGTCCATGCTTCTTGTAGCCTTCATCAATATCTTCAG agATCAAAGGATGAAAATAACGCAGCCAGCTA A
- the LOC122003999 gene encoding protein LITTLE ZIPPER 3, which yields MERLNTKLYLQNCYIMKENERLRKKAQLLNQENQALLSELKLKQKLTKASSIPDLNTPPPASNAGSKYSSQ from the coding sequence ATGGAGAGGCTGAACACCAAGCTCTACCTCCAGAACTGCTACatcatgaaggagaacgagaGGCTGAGGAAGAAGGCGCAGCTGCTGAACCAGGAGAACCAGGCTCTGCTGTCCGAGCTGAAGCTGAAGCAGAAGCTGACCAAGGCTAGCAGCATCCCTGACCTCAACACTCCACCTCCAGCCAGCAATGCAGGCAGCAAGTACTCATCTCAGTAG